Proteins encoded within one genomic window of Micromonospora halotolerans:
- a CDS encoding molybdenum cofactor biosysynthesis protein, whose protein sequence is MPQIVQLLASPVHRYVGRPADGPAPAPPGELVEDVRIRAGLGIVGDRYFGRPAHREASVTLIAQESLPPGADLTQVRRNVLTHGIPVDELVGLVLTLDSGDGPVRLRVHRAAPPCAWLDVTVAPGTWKALRGRGGVRCAPLNDGVLRVGPVEVTVDS, encoded by the coding sequence ATGCCGCAGATCGTCCAGTTGCTGGCCTCGCCGGTGCACCGCTACGTGGGCCGGCCGGCCGACGGCCCGGCCCCGGCGCCGCCCGGCGAACTGGTCGAGGACGTCCGGATCCGGGCCGGCCTGGGCATCGTCGGCGACCGCTACTTCGGCCGGCCGGCGCACCGCGAGGCGAGCGTGACCCTGATCGCGCAGGAGTCGCTGCCCCCCGGTGCCGACCTCACCCAGGTCCGGCGCAACGTGCTGACCCACGGCATCCCCGTGGACGAGCTGGTCGGCCTGGTGCTCACCCTGGACTCCGGCGACGGGCCGGTCCGCCTGCGGGTCCACCGGGCCGCGCCGCCCTGCGCCTGGCTGGACGTCACCGTCGCGCCGGGCACCTGGAAGGCGTTGCGCGGTCGGGGCGGGGTGCGCTGTGCCCCGCTCAACGACGGCGTCCTGCGGGTCGGGCCGGTCGAGGTGACCGTCGACTCCTGA
- a CDS encoding helix-turn-helix transcriptional regulator translates to MAGQELAWFLRQRREDLRPADVGLPAGPRRRTPGLRREEVAQLAHMSVDYYARLEQARGPHPSPRILDSLADALRVSPAERIHLFRLAGATPAPPAGPVRQVRPHMVNLLRRIPEAAAVVTDASYDVIAFNPLADALLGNLRQEPNLARRRFLGLGSYESSSAEEFGHIAVARLRAAADRYPRDERLSRLLSGLRAASPEFTEIWNTNPVRAPSHRIKTITHPQLGPLRLNCDVLTIPDDQQVVFITADHGTPTARALRHLGAVG, encoded by the coding sequence ATGGCGGGACAGGAGTTGGCGTGGTTCCTTCGGCAGCGGCGGGAAGACCTACGCCCCGCCGATGTCGGCCTGCCCGCCGGTCCGCGCCGTCGTACCCCCGGCCTGCGCCGTGAGGAAGTCGCCCAGCTGGCCCACATGTCCGTCGACTACTACGCCCGACTCGAACAGGCCCGGGGCCCCCATCCGTCGCCGCGGATTCTGGACTCCCTCGCCGACGCGCTGCGGGTCTCCCCAGCCGAGCGGATCCATCTGTTCCGGCTGGCCGGGGCGACTCCGGCACCACCCGCCGGGCCGGTACGCCAGGTCCGCCCGCATATGGTCAACCTGCTGCGCCGCATCCCCGAGGCAGCAGCCGTCGTCACCGACGCCAGCTACGACGTGATCGCCTTCAATCCGCTCGCCGACGCCCTGCTGGGTAACCTCAGGCAGGAGCCCAACCTGGCCCGCCGACGGTTCCTGGGCCTCGGCAGCTACGAAAGCTCCAGCGCCGAAGAATTCGGTCACATCGCGGTGGCGCGGCTGCGCGCCGCCGCCGATCGCTACCCCCGCGACGAGCGCCTCTCCCGCCTCCTGAGCGGGCTGCGCGCCGCCAGTCCCGAGTTCACCGAGATCTGGAACACCAACCCGGTACGAGCCCCTAGCCACCGGATCAAGACCATCACCCATCCACAGCTCGGCCCGCTGCGCCTCAACTGCGACGTGCTCACCATCCCCGACGACCAGCAAGTCGTCTTCATCACCGCCGACCACGGCACCCCCACCGCCCGCGCCTTACGCCATCTGGGCGCTGTCGGCTGA
- a CDS encoding DUF7003 family protein, translating into MTTGDLTPYTPRLQPNTHWSNWLDSGSL; encoded by the coding sequence CTGACGACCGGCGACCTCACGCCCTACACGCCCAGACTGCAGCCCAACACTCACTGGTCGAACTGGCTGGACTCGGGAAGTCTGTAG
- a CDS encoding RICIN domain-containing protein, with the protein MTDQDASRRPCRVRDSRTSVNRVLALPSRPTINHVPGLSAFGFGISLTADELASLADRFRRDPVYGGPCLILNRHSGLALDARTDATAGGHTTLWTAHAAPWQQWRIRRASRGNVQIISESSGLMLATMRAASDWGEVWLHDKPRPKWSTEWQLIPTDDRVAFVIENATSAHALDPGHIAADHQGVDPHVWSTHWEPWQQWMVVRLPLA; encoded by the coding sequence ATGACTGATCAAGATGCATCTCGCAGGCCTTGCCGTGTGCGCGACAGTCGGACATCCGTCAACCGCGTTCTTGCCTTGCCATCCCGTCCTACGATCAACCACGTGCCTGGGTTAAGTGCATTCGGGTTCGGTATTAGCCTGACAGCCGATGAGCTCGCTTCGTTGGCCGACCGGTTCAGGCGGGACCCGGTCTACGGCGGTCCCTGCCTAATTCTGAACCGACACTCCGGCTTGGCTTTGGATGCGCGAACTGACGCTACGGCCGGTGGACATACCACGCTCTGGACCGCCCATGCAGCGCCTTGGCAGCAATGGCGGATTCGCAGGGCCAGTCGGGGAAATGTGCAAATCATTAGCGAGTCGTCAGGGCTGATGCTTGCCACAATGCGGGCAGCTTCCGACTGGGGTGAGGTGTGGTTGCACGATAAACCGCGACCTAAATGGTCAACCGAATGGCAGCTGATTCCCACCGACGACAGAGTGGCATTTGTTATCGAAAATGCCACGTCGGCACACGCGCTCGACCCCGGTCACATCGCGGCCGATCATCAGGGAGTCGATCCGCACGTGTGGAGCACGCACTGGGAACCGTGGCAGCAGTGGATGGTAGTTCGGCTTCCTCTAGCCTGA
- a CDS encoding VOC family protein, which produces MDWKIELIPVPVTDVDRAKAFYEKVGFNADHDHRVHEGLRFVQLTPPGSACSIVIGEGITDKTPGTQEIQVVVADAEAARRQLLDAGVDASEVEVQPWGNFVYFGDPDGNRWSLQAIESRPNG; this is translated from the coding sequence ATGGACTGGAAGATCGAACTCATCCCGGTTCCGGTGACCGATGTCGACCGGGCCAAGGCGTTCTACGAGAAGGTGGGCTTCAACGCCGACCACGATCACAGGGTGCACGAGGGCCTGCGGTTCGTCCAGCTGACCCCACCCGGCTCGGCCTGCTCCATCGTGATCGGCGAGGGCATCACCGACAAGACTCCCGGCACACAGGAAATCCAGGTTGTGGTCGCCGACGCCGAGGCGGCGCGCCGGCAACTGCTCGACGCCGGCGTCGATGCCAGCGAGGTCGAAGTGCAGCCATGGGGCAACTTCGTCTACTTCGGCGATCCTGACGGCAACAGGTGGTCGCTGCAGGCGATCGAGTCACGCCCCAACGGCTGA
- a CDS encoding heme-degrading domain-containing protein, with protein MTPELQEQEDRLQFDRFDHDDAWALGTRMVELARERGHGVTVDIRLGDHQLFHYALHGTSADNDDWIERKIRVVRRFGHSSYLVGQTYRDRGTTFEEQSHLDAALYAAHGGCFPIILRGTGPVGTVTVSGLPQLDDHRLVVEALELFLDSKGSEKRAVS; from the coding sequence GTGACGCCGGAGCTTCAGGAGCAGGAAGACCGCCTCCAGTTCGACCGCTTTGACCATGACGACGCCTGGGCCCTGGGAACTCGCATGGTCGAGCTGGCCAGAGAGCGCGGCCACGGTGTCACCGTCGACATCCGCCTCGGCGACCACCAACTCTTCCACTACGCACTGCACGGCACCTCCGCCGACAACGACGACTGGATCGAACGCAAGATCCGCGTCGTCCGCCGATTCGGACACAGCTCCTACCTCGTGGGCCAGACCTACCGCGACCGCGGCACCACCTTCGAGGAACAATCCCACCTCGACGCCGCCCTGTACGCCGCGCACGGCGGCTGCTTCCCGATCATCCTCAGGGGCACCGGCCCGGTCGGCACCGTCACCGTCTCAGGGCTGCCCCAACTCGACGACCACCGCCTCGTCGTCGAGGCCCTCGAACTCTTCCTGGATTCCAAGGGCTCCGAGAAGCGGGCCGTCTCGTGA
- a CDS encoding zf-HC2 domain-containing protein → MACEQWREILSAELDGEATRSESAAAEAHLAGCAGCRGWFESAVAVTRRARTQLAPPVPDLVDAVLAAAPPARPGWPERVVLGLRGVLGLLGAVQLVLGLAQVGREAVIDHAHTTGQHLWHESAAWNVAVGAGFLYVALRRSAPAGLLPMLSAFVATLVLLSVNDLITGQVAVQRLVSHGFLLVGWVVMVLLARPRWRPGGTPPRQGRSAGSRWSLRTEEPSEPARLRLLPPTPYAAQARDRRAA, encoded by the coding sequence ATGGCGTGTGAGCAGTGGCGGGAGATCCTGTCGGCGGAGCTGGACGGGGAGGCGACCCGGTCGGAGAGCGCGGCGGCCGAGGCGCACCTGGCGGGCTGTGCCGGCTGCCGGGGCTGGTTCGAGTCGGCCGTCGCGGTGACCCGGCGGGCCCGTACGCAGCTCGCCCCGCCGGTGCCCGACCTGGTCGACGCGGTGCTCGCCGCCGCGCCGCCGGCCCGACCCGGGTGGCCGGAGCGCGTGGTGCTCGGGCTGCGCGGGGTGCTCGGGCTGCTCGGCGCAGTGCAGTTGGTGCTCGGCCTGGCCCAGGTGGGCCGGGAGGCCGTGATCGACCACGCGCACACCACCGGCCAGCACCTCTGGCACGAGTCGGCCGCGTGGAACGTGGCCGTGGGCGCCGGCTTCCTCTACGTGGCGCTGCGGCGCTCCGCCCCGGCCGGGCTGCTGCCGATGCTCAGCGCGTTCGTGGCCACCCTGGTGCTGCTGTCGGTGAACGATTTGATCACCGGGCAGGTGGCGGTGCAGCGGCTGGTCAGCCACGGCTTCCTGCTGGTCGGCTGGGTGGTGATGGTGCTGCTCGCCCGGCCCCGGTGGCGCCCGGGCGGCACGCCGCCCCGGCAGGGCCGGTCGGCCGGGTCACGCTGGTCGCTGCGTACCGAGGAGCCGTCCGAGCCGGCCCGGCTGCGCCTGCTGCCGCCCACGCCGTACGCCGCGCAGGCCCGCGACCGCCGGGCCGCCTGA
- a CDS encoding winged helix-turn-helix domain-containing protein yields the protein MAILDSGDPCRRLLRAGVTVTEKDTSGVTGGPDPVEHPFPLVIGVTSSPAERIRLTELLDGVAPLLLVADLDELRRLLTPAAPPADLDVPPPATPPPATPAPPAPDDTLVIDAARSTARWGDREIVLTRLERDLLACLTTEPVRVWSYAELHRSVWHDEGLRDKADVQSLVKRLRRKLDQLGTGVTVVAVRGVGLRLTDHRRPRAQGTGHPPNGR from the coding sequence ATGGCGATTCTCGACAGCGGCGATCCGTGCCGCCGGTTGCTCCGGGCGGGGGTGACGGTGACCGAGAAGGACACGAGCGGGGTGACCGGTGGTCCCGACCCGGTGGAGCATCCGTTCCCGCTGGTGATCGGGGTGACGTCGTCACCGGCCGAACGGATCCGCCTCACCGAACTCCTCGACGGCGTCGCGCCCCTGCTCCTGGTCGCCGACCTCGACGAACTGCGCAGGCTGCTCACGCCCGCCGCCCCACCGGCGGATCTCGACGTGCCGCCACCCGCCACCCCGCCACCCGCCACCCCGGCGCCCCCGGCACCGGACGACACGCTGGTGATCGACGCCGCCCGCTCCACCGCCCGGTGGGGCGACCGGGAGATCGTCCTCACCCGCCTCGAACGCGACCTGCTGGCCTGCCTGACCACCGAGCCCGTCCGGGTCTGGAGCTACGCCGAGCTGCACCGCTCCGTCTGGCACGACGAGGGGCTGCGAGACAAGGCCGACGTCCAGTCCCTGGTCAAGCGGCTGCGGCGCAAGCTCGACCAGTTGGGCACCGGCGTCACCGTCGTCGCGGTGCGCGGTGTCGGACTCCGGCTGACCGACCACCGGCGGCCCCGGGCGCAGGGCACCGGCCACCCGCCGAACGGCCGCTAA
- a CDS encoding winged helix-turn-helix transcriptional regulator, which translates to MPAQRGYRQACGVARGLDIVGERWSLLVVRELLLGPKRFTDLQQALPTASPNALSDRLRELADAGVVRRRQLPPPGNVRVYELTAWGRGLEPIVLALGTWALAAPPTAEQRFVSADSAMLTIRTFFVPTQQRPEATLRIELRDHGPAGVFGVRLTPDGAEVAHEPPEEPDAVLVTTTDTLLGAFGGDDLAGLVAAGAVIGDPEVVRLLVANVRIPASTHQ; encoded by the coding sequence GTGCCGGCTCAGCGGGGTTATCGACAGGCTTGTGGCGTCGCGCGCGGCCTCGACATCGTGGGGGAGCGGTGGTCGCTGCTCGTGGTGCGCGAGCTGCTGCTCGGGCCGAAACGGTTCACCGACCTCCAGCAGGCGCTCCCAACCGCCAGCCCGAACGCGCTGTCCGACCGGCTGCGCGAGCTGGCCGACGCGGGCGTCGTACGCCGTCGGCAGCTGCCTCCGCCAGGCAATGTGCGGGTCTACGAGCTGACCGCGTGGGGACGCGGCCTCGAGCCGATCGTCCTCGCGCTCGGCACCTGGGCGCTGGCCGCCCCGCCGACCGCGGAACAGCGGTTCGTCAGCGCGGACAGCGCCATGCTGACCATCCGTACCTTCTTCGTGCCGACGCAGCAGCGGCCCGAGGCGACGCTGCGGATCGAACTACGCGACCACGGCCCTGCCGGGGTGTTCGGCGTCCGCCTCACACCGGACGGCGCCGAGGTCGCCCACGAGCCGCCCGAAGAGCCGGACGCCGTCCTGGTCACCACGACGGATACCCTGCTCGGCGCCTTCGGCGGCGACGACCTGGCCGGGCTCGTAGCTGCCGGCGCCGTCATCGGCGATCCCGAGGTCGTACGCCTTCTCGTCGCGAACGTGCGGATCCCGGCCTCCACACATCAGTAG
- a CDS encoding sigma-70 family RNA polymerase sigma factor: protein MSAEPDDEQVTRWAQRAGRGDQQAAAAFVRALQGPVWRFLAHLAGPAEADDLTQETFLRALRGLPGFAGRSAARTWVFTIARRVAVDHVRAATARPRVAALPDWQAAAEAAGAVTPGGDEAVTLRGMIAGLAPERREAFVATQVLGLSYAEAAEVCGCPVGTIRSRVARAREDLVAAWQGGARPARGNRVV from the coding sequence ATGAGCGCGGAGCCCGACGACGAGCAGGTGACCCGCTGGGCACAGCGGGCCGGCCGGGGCGACCAGCAGGCCGCCGCCGCGTTCGTCCGGGCGCTCCAGGGCCCGGTGTGGCGGTTCCTCGCGCACCTGGCCGGTCCCGCCGAGGCCGACGACCTGACCCAGGAGACGTTCCTGCGCGCGCTGCGCGGCCTGCCCGGTTTCGCCGGCCGGTCCGCGGCGCGTACCTGGGTGTTCACCATCGCCCGCCGGGTGGCCGTGGACCACGTCCGGGCCGCGACGGCGCGGCCCCGGGTGGCCGCGCTGCCGGACTGGCAGGCCGCCGCCGAGGCGGCCGGGGCGGTCACCCCGGGCGGGGACGAGGCCGTGACCCTGCGCGGGATGATCGCCGGGCTCGCCCCGGAGCGGCGGGAGGCGTTCGTCGCCACCCAGGTGCTCGGCCTCTCCTACGCCGAGGCCGCGGAGGTGTGCGGCTGCCCGGTCGGCACCATCCGGTCCCGGGTCGCCAGGGCCCGCGAGGACCTGGTCGCCGCCTGGCAGGGCGGCGCCCGGCCCGCCCGGGGCAACCGGGTGGTCTGA
- a CDS encoding NYN domain-containing protein, which yields MDQEDRIALFLDYENLALGVRDHHGGRPFDFRPIADALAERGRVVVRRAYADWSYFDEDRRMLTRSHVELIEIPQRMGASRKNAADIKMAVDAVELAFERGYISTFVICTGDSDFTPLVHKLRELNKRVIGVGVENSTSALLPPACDEFLFYDRLEGVDVPPAAGRRARAARPAGPETPPPAEAPAEVAPAEVAPAVEEAARDVDTLAVLVAQTVAGMQGSSSGEVTASGLKRTLLRKDPTFSESDYGFRTFGELLRHLAGHNVIELAAGPAKGDPEVSLPERGDREVAFALLRSVVVDLAGEGGAVALSGLKDQLRRARPDFSEKKLGYRSFLQFCKAAATSGGVALRWSPEAEDYLLTPQTP from the coding sequence GTGGATCAGGAAGACCGGATCGCGCTGTTCCTCGACTACGAGAACCTGGCGCTGGGTGTGCGCGACCATCACGGTGGTCGGCCGTTCGATTTCCGCCCGATCGCCGACGCTCTCGCCGAGCGCGGCCGGGTGGTGGTGCGCCGCGCCTACGCGGACTGGTCGTACTTCGACGAGGACCGGCGGATGCTCACCCGGTCGCACGTCGAGCTCATCGAGATACCGCAGCGGATGGGCGCCTCCCGCAAGAACGCGGCCGACATCAAGATGGCCGTCGACGCCGTCGAGCTGGCCTTCGAGCGGGGTTACATCTCCACGTTCGTGATCTGCACCGGGGACAGCGACTTCACGCCGCTGGTGCACAAGCTCCGCGAGCTCAACAAGCGGGTGATCGGGGTCGGTGTGGAGAACTCCACCTCGGCGCTGCTCCCGCCCGCCTGCGACGAGTTCCTCTTCTACGACCGCCTCGAAGGGGTCGACGTGCCGCCCGCGGCCGGCCGCCGGGCTCGGGCGGCCCGACCGGCCGGGCCCGAGACGCCGCCGCCGGCCGAGGCGCCGGCCGAGGTCGCGCCGGCCGAGGTCGCGCCGGCCGTGGAGGAAGCCGCCCGGGACGTCGACACGCTCGCCGTGCTGGTGGCCCAGACCGTGGCCGGCATGCAGGGCAGCTCCAGCGGCGAGGTGACGGCCTCCGGCCTGAAGCGCACCCTGCTCCGCAAGGACCCGACGTTCAGCGAGTCCGACTACGGCTTCCGCACCTTCGGAGAGCTGCTGCGCCACCTGGCCGGGCACAACGTCATCGAGCTCGCCGCGGGACCCGCCAAGGGCGACCCGGAGGTGTCGCTACCCGAGCGTGGCGATCGGGAGGTGGCCTTCGCGCTGCTGCGGTCCGTGGTGGTGGACCTGGCCGGCGAGGGCGGCGCGGTGGCGCTGTCCGGGCTCAAGGACCAGCTCCGGCGGGCGCGGCCCGACTTCAGCGAGAAGAAGCTCGGCTACCGCAGCTTCCTCCAGTTCTGCAAGGCGGCCGCCACGAGCGGCGGCGTGGCGCTGCGGTGGAGTCCGGAGGCGGAGGACTACCTGCTCACCCCGCAGACCCCCTGA
- a CDS encoding YciI family protein, which yields MPEYLIYFNQQWVGDQTEEWFRGRGPLARAVVDEIKAAGAFVFAGGLEEEDGPVFNADATSGALVFTDGPYVESKEFLGGLTIVDVPDEAAARMWAGKIAEACGWPQEVRRFKPRRVLQG from the coding sequence ATGCCTGAGTACCTCATCTACTTCAATCAGCAGTGGGTGGGTGACCAAACCGAGGAGTGGTTCCGCGGGCGCGGTCCACTCGCCAGGGCGGTTGTTGATGAGATCAAGGCCGCCGGGGCATTCGTCTTCGCCGGGGGCCTGGAGGAAGAGGACGGCCCGGTCTTCAACGCAGACGCCACAAGCGGTGCATTGGTCTTCACCGACGGGCCCTATGTCGAGAGCAAGGAGTTCCTGGGTGGCCTGACCATCGTGGACGTGCCGGATGAGGCGGCCGCCCGGATGTGGGCCGGCAAAATCGCGGAGGCATGCGGCTGGCCGCAGGAGGTTCGCCGGTTCAAGCCGCGGCGCGTCTTGCAGGGATGA
- a CDS encoding SDR family oxidoreductase, with protein MNTMNDSTALVTGANQGIGKEIARQLAAAGLIVYLGSRDPERGQRAVDEIGGNARLLTLDVTDGQSVAEATRQVENLDILVNNAGISVDLNPVTETDVDAFRRTYETNVFGVVAVTNAFLPALRRSARPRIVNLSSGTGSLGWSTGPQPQFPATGSLAAYRSSKTALNALTVFYAQALAGDGFKVNALAPGLRKTNLNVTAAASGGDPAEAAAGAVQLALLPDDGPTGEFLSWDGTRVPW; from the coding sequence ATGAACACCATGAACGATTCCACGGCACTGGTCACCGGCGCCAACCAAGGCATCGGCAAGGAAATCGCGCGGCAGCTCGCGGCCGCCGGGCTGATCGTCTACCTCGGCTCTCGCGACCCAGAGCGGGGACAGCGGGCTGTCGACGAGATCGGTGGCAACGCTCGACTACTCACCCTCGACGTCACCGACGGCCAGAGCGTCGCCGAAGCCACCCGTCAAGTCGAAAACCTGGACATCCTTGTCAACAACGCCGGCATCTCGGTCGACCTGAACCCGGTGACCGAGACCGACGTTGACGCCTTCCGCCGCACTTACGAAACGAACGTGTTCGGGGTCGTGGCGGTCACCAACGCTTTCCTGCCCGCGTTGCGCCGCTCCGCCCGGCCCCGGATCGTGAACCTCTCCAGCGGCACTGGATCACTGGGCTGGAGTACCGGCCCGCAGCCGCAGTTCCCCGCGACGGGCTCACTCGCCGCATACCGATCGTCCAAGACCGCACTGAACGCGCTGACAGTCTTCTACGCCCAGGCGCTCGCCGGCGACGGCTTCAAGGTGAACGCCCTCGCGCCCGGGCTACGCAAAACCAATCTCAACGTGACCGCCGCCGCCAGCGGCGGAGACCCGGCCGAAGCCGCAGCTGGCGCGGTCCAACTGGCACTGCTGCCCGACGACGGCCCCACCGGCGAATTCCTCTCCTGGGACGGAACCCGCGTGCCGTGGTGA
- a CDS encoding DUF899 family protein codes for MTTPAAPPITDRETWQKQLDELRLREKAHTREGDAIAATRRRLPMVEVDPATRLVGPDGPVPLLDVFEGRSQLVASYHMWHTGRPAADQCEGCTFFTGQVLELAYLHSRDVTFAVFCQGPFEESSRYRDFMGWQAPWYSVPAQSLDPLVAGRAFGMKACYLRQGDRVFETYWTTGRGCEAMAPSYGLLDMTVYGRQEDWENSPEGWSQRFRTDGDQFRLDGRPTSQWSRLAAGRDDDLGTTGHAGSEHHCHCGSTPAGS; via the coding sequence ATGACCACGCCAGCGGCACCCCCGATCACCGACCGCGAGACCTGGCAGAAGCAACTCGACGAGCTTCGGCTCCGCGAGAAGGCGCACACGCGCGAGGGCGACGCCATCGCCGCGACCCGCCGGCGGTTGCCGATGGTCGAGGTCGACCCGGCCACCCGCCTGGTCGGTCCCGACGGCCCGGTGCCCCTGCTCGACGTCTTCGAGGGCAGGAGCCAGCTGGTGGCGTCGTACCACATGTGGCACACGGGCAGGCCGGCCGCCGACCAGTGCGAGGGCTGTACGTTCTTCACCGGCCAGGTGCTCGAGCTGGCCTACCTGCACTCGCGCGACGTCACGTTCGCGGTCTTCTGCCAGGGGCCGTTCGAGGAGTCGTCGCGCTACCGCGACTTCATGGGCTGGCAGGCGCCCTGGTACTCCGTGCCCGCGCAGTCGCTCGACCCGCTCGTCGCCGGGCGCGCGTTCGGCATGAAGGCGTGCTACCTGCGCCAGGGCGACCGCGTGTTCGAGACCTACTGGACCACCGGGCGCGGCTGCGAGGCGATGGCACCCTCGTACGGGCTGCTCGACATGACCGTCTACGGCCGCCAAGAGGACTGGGAGAACTCGCCGGAAGGCTGGTCCCAGCGTTTCCGGACCGACGGCGACCAGTTCCGCCTCGACGGGCGGCCAACCTCCCAGTGGTCGCGCCTCGCCGCCGGCCGTGACGACGACCTGGGCACCACCGGGCACGCCGGCAGCGAGCACCACTGCCACTGCGGTTCGACGCCGGCTGGGTCATGA
- a CDS encoding DUF1963 domain-containing protein: MAALSCRDPRVAERDGGLPPIGILICRDVRTRSRRQRCRRQRVRAVGHAVAGLALVAPCCAMDHQGQLRRAALALGIPDDEVSRFIQHLRLSIRLSGGSSGVPVGQFGGLPRLPVGMDWPSDGVSPLPFIFSVDCAALPRVDGFGLPTDGSLLFFLDHEQAAATGERRYGRVVYVPTGTDTEVAAGSTDHAFVDKQYDVGATLRAEFPDWFGADDEDEEDEDEDDLSPFQQQLARDLERDLPHLDELCALANDLWPPDNGYASAYLGGYADEEVIKSIAEQTLAWREKIGEIVIPVAKWYSHVEKETHRLTREWVSLARFPVDNELYYRSDGSFVIRHDDLVAGRLDEALPVAELIP, from the coding sequence ATGGCTGCACTGTCCTGCCGCGATCCGCGCGTGGCGGAGCGTGACGGCGGCCTGCCACCGATCGGCATCCTGATCTGCCGAGATGTGCGCACCCGATCACGGCGGCAGCGATGCCGACGACAGCGCGTGCGGGCCGTGGGGCACGCGGTCGCCGGGCTCGCCCTCGTGGCACCATGTTGCGCTATGGATCATCAGGGGCAGCTTCGTCGTGCAGCGCTCGCGTTGGGCATCCCGGACGACGAGGTCAGCCGGTTCATCCAGCACCTCCGTTTGTCGATCCGGTTGAGCGGAGGATCCAGCGGTGTTCCGGTGGGGCAGTTCGGTGGGTTGCCCCGGCTGCCGGTGGGCATGGACTGGCCCTCCGACGGGGTCAGTCCGTTGCCGTTCATCTTCTCGGTCGACTGTGCGGCGCTGCCAAGAGTCGACGGCTTCGGCCTGCCGACAGACGGCTCGCTGCTGTTCTTCCTGGACCACGAGCAGGCCGCTGCCACCGGGGAGCGGAGGTACGGGCGAGTCGTGTATGTGCCGACCGGCACCGATACCGAGGTGGCGGCAGGATCCACCGACCACGCGTTCGTCGACAAGCAGTACGACGTCGGCGCCACGCTGCGCGCGGAGTTCCCCGATTGGTTCGGGGCGGACGACGAGGACGAGGAAGACGAGGACGAGGACGACCTGTCGCCCTTCCAGCAGCAGTTGGCCCGTGACCTCGAGCGTGACCTGCCGCACCTTGACGAACTCTGTGCTCTGGCCAACGATCTCTGGCCGCCTGACAACGGTTACGCCAGCGCCTATCTCGGCGGGTATGCCGACGAGGAGGTAATCAAGAGTATTGCGGAGCAGACCCTCGCGTGGCGCGAGAAGATCGGCGAGATCGTCATCCCGGTCGCGAAATGGTATTCCCATGTGGAGAAGGAGACGCACCGGCTGACGAGAGAGTGGGTGTCGCTCGCCCGCTTTCCCGTAGACAACGAGCTCTATTACCGGAGTGACGGGAGTTTCGTGATCCGTCACGACGACCTGGTCGCTGGTCGGCTGGACGAGGCGCTTCCCGTGGCTGAGTTGATCCCATAG